A portion of the Burkholderia sp. GAS332 genome contains these proteins:
- a CDS encoding Cytochrome c biogenesis protein CcdA codes for MLLIVLAYLGGALTILSPCILPVLPFVFARADQPFVRSGLPLLAGMALTFAIVATLAAVGGGWVTQANQYGRWLAIALLAVFGLTLLLPRFADHLMRPLVSAGNRLSNFAQRDGQQGRTGSSAGSSFLLGIATGLLWAPCAGPILGLVLTGAALRGASVGTTLLLAAYAAGAATSLAVALLIGGRVFTAMKRSLGAGEWIRRGIGAAMLCGVVAIAFGFDTGVLARVSTIATGGIEQKLVDKFSPGATPANPVAAGSVGNQAANGATHTAGNDAVMTANPAADASAAIDAGAMMHTAQATPGGAAPLPVEGVLPTLNGAVQWLNSPPLTVQDLRGKVVLVDFWTYSCINCLRSLPYVKAWAQKYKDQGLVVIGVHAPEFAFERNIDNVKKAVHDLGVDYPVAIDNNYAIWRALNNQYWPAHYFVDAKGQIRYHHFGEGDYAESEKVIQQLLAEAGHASASKVALGIAGTSAQGVQAAADNADMQSGETYIGYERAENFASPGGEAEDKVHTYSAPSQPAVNDWGLAGTWKVGAEHATLAAASGRIVYRFHARDLHLVLGPGQDGKPVRFRVSVDGAAPGAAHGTDVAADGSGTVTEQRLYQLVRQTGEVADHTFSIEFLDPGVQAYAFTFG; via the coding sequence ATGCTACTCATCGTTCTCGCCTATCTCGGCGGCGCCCTCACGATTCTCAGTCCGTGCATCCTGCCGGTGCTGCCGTTTGTTTTCGCGCGCGCCGATCAGCCGTTCGTGCGCAGCGGCTTGCCGTTGCTCGCGGGCATGGCGCTGACGTTCGCCATCGTCGCGACCCTGGCCGCCGTGGGCGGCGGCTGGGTCACCCAGGCTAACCAGTACGGCCGCTGGCTCGCGATCGCCTTGCTCGCCGTCTTCGGCCTGACGCTGCTCTTGCCGCGTTTCGCCGATCATTTGATGCGCCCGCTGGTGAGCGCCGGCAACCGCCTGTCGAACTTCGCGCAGAGAGACGGTCAGCAGGGTCGCACCGGTTCGTCCGCTGGTTCGTCATTTTTGCTGGGCATCGCGACCGGCCTGCTGTGGGCGCCGTGCGCCGGTCCCATTCTCGGCCTGGTGCTGACCGGTGCGGCACTGCGAGGCGCCAGCGTCGGCACCACGCTGTTGCTGGCCGCCTATGCGGCCGGTGCGGCGACTTCGCTTGCAGTGGCGCTGCTGATCGGGGGGCGCGTGTTCACGGCGATGAAGCGCTCGCTGGGTGCCGGCGAATGGATCCGCCGCGGGATCGGTGCGGCGATGTTATGTGGCGTGGTGGCGATTGCGTTCGGTTTCGACACAGGTGTGCTGGCGCGTGTATCGACCATCGCCACCGGTGGTATCGAACAGAAACTGGTGGACAAGTTTTCGCCGGGTGCGACGCCGGCCAATCCGGTGGCAGCCGGTAGCGTGGGCAATCAGGCGGCCAATGGGGCGACCCACACAGCAGGCAACGATGCCGTGATGACGGCCAACCCCGCCGCCGATGCAAGCGCCGCCATCGACGCCGGCGCGATGATGCACACCGCGCAAGCCACGCCGGGCGGCGCGGCCCCATTGCCGGTCGAAGGCGTGTTGCCGACGCTGAACGGCGCGGTCCAATGGCTGAATTCACCGCCGCTGACGGTTCAGGACCTGCGTGGCAAGGTCGTTCTGGTCGACTTCTGGACGTACTCGTGTATCAACTGCCTGCGTTCGCTGCCGTACGTCAAAGCGTGGGCGCAGAAATATAAGGATCAGGGTCTCGTTGTGATTGGCGTGCATGCGCCGGAATTCGCGTTCGAGCGCAATATCGACAACGTCAAGAAGGCCGTCCACGATCTCGGCGTCGACTACCCCGTCGCCATCGACAACAACTACGCGATCTGGCGCGCGCTGAACAATCAGTACTGGCCGGCGCACTATTTCGTCGATGCGAAAGGGCAGATTCGCTATCACCATTTTGGCGAAGGCGACTATGCGGAGTCCGAAAAGGTGATCCAGCAACTGTTGGCTGAAGCGGGCCATGCAAGCGCGTCGAAGGTCGCGCTCGGCATTGCCGGTACGAGTGCGCAAGGCGTGCAGGCAGCGGCTGACAACGCCGATATGCAGTCGGGGGAAACCTATATCGGGTACGAGCGCGCGGAGAATTTCGCGTCGCCCGGTGGTGAGGCAGAGGACAAGGTGCATACCTATTCGGCGCCGTCACAACCCGCCGTCAACGATTGGGGGCTGGCGGGCACATGGAAGGTGGGCGCCGAACATGCGACGCTCGCGGCAGCGTCGGGTCGCATCGTCTACCGCTTTCATGCACGCGATCTGCACCTCGTGCTGGGTCCGGGCCAGGACGGCAAGCCGGTTCGCTTTCGCGTGAGCGTGGATGGTGCCGCACCGGGCGCCGCCCACGGTACCGACGTCGCCGCCGACGGCAGCGGCACCGTGACCGAACAGCGTCTTTACCAACTCGTGCGGCAGACCGGCGAGGTCGCCGATCACACGTTCTCGATCGAGTTTCTGGATCCCGGCGTGCAGGCCTATGCATTTACGTTTGGCTAA
- a CDS encoding Threonine/homoserine efflux transporter RhtA yields MHEARGGLLILQTTVLTAVAMLAFAANSLLCRLALQRGAIDPVSFAGIRLVSGAIMLAVIVRFRSARPAARHADWLAAATLFAYVAFFSFAYLTLSAGTGALILFGAVQLTMFSVGLRSGEKFGPLAWLGLALAVAGLVYLVSPGIAAPPLVGAALMAIAGVAWGVYSLRGRGVADPLAATAGNFARAAPLGLLMSVLFITDARAYANEAGVALAIASGALTSGIGYVIWYAALSKLTALRAATVQLSVPLIAAFGGVAFLSEAITPRLAAASAAILGGIAMVLASKSRT; encoded by the coding sequence ATGCATGAGGCGCGCGGTGGCCTGCTGATTTTGCAAACGACCGTGCTCACTGCTGTGGCGATGCTCGCCTTCGCGGCTAATTCGCTGCTGTGCCGGCTCGCGCTGCAGCGGGGGGCAATCGATCCGGTCAGCTTCGCCGGCATCAGGTTGGTGTCGGGAGCGATCATGCTCGCCGTCATCGTGCGGTTCAGGTCAGCACGGCCCGCGGCCCGCCATGCCGACTGGCTCGCCGCTGCCACGCTGTTTGCTTACGTCGCCTTCTTCTCCTTCGCGTATCTCACCTTGTCCGCAGGCACGGGCGCATTGATTCTGTTCGGCGCGGTTCAATTGACGATGTTCAGCGTGGGTTTGCGCTCCGGCGAAAAGTTCGGACCCCTAGCATGGCTCGGTCTCGCACTGGCAGTCGCAGGGCTTGTCTACCTGGTGTCGCCGGGGATCGCAGCGCCGCCGCTCGTTGGCGCTGCGTTGATGGCGATAGCGGGCGTCGCATGGGGCGTGTACTCGTTGCGTGGCCGCGGCGTGGCCGACCCGCTCGCAGCGACGGCGGGAAACTTCGCGCGGGCGGCCCCGCTTGGCCTCTTGATGAGCGTGCTTTTCATCACCGACGCCCGCGCTTACGCGAACGAGGCCGGGGTCGCCCTGGCGATTGCCTCCGGCGCGCTCACGTCCGGCATCGGGTATGTCATCTGGTATGCGGCGCTGAGCAAGCTGACCGCCCTGCGAGCCGCCACTGTCCAGTTGTCGGTGCCGCTGATCGCTGCGTTTGGCGGCGTGGCGTTCCTGTCGGAAGCGATCACGCCGCGCCTGGCTGCGGCTTCCGCTGCGATTCTTGGCGGTATCGCGATGGTGTTGGCCAGCAAGTCGCGTACATAG
- a CDS encoding two component transcriptional regulator, winged helix family, producing MDHPKRILIVEDDVDIANVLSLHLRDERYEVVHSADGDEGLRLLEQGGWDALILDLMLPGVDGLEICRRARAMTRYTPIIITSARSSEVHRILGLELGADDYLAKPFSVLELVARVKALLRRVEAMAKDSRIDAGSLQIAGLTIDPLTREAAVDGKPIELTPREFDLLYFFAQHPGKVFSRMDLLNAVWGYQHEGYEHTVNTHINRLRAKIETDPAQPERILTVWGRGYKLAVPGIPGDGPASGTAHQDAP from the coding sequence ATGGACCACCCGAAGCGCATCCTGATCGTCGAAGACGACGTCGACATCGCCAACGTGCTGAGCCTTCATCTGCGCGACGAACGCTACGAAGTCGTGCACAGCGCCGACGGCGACGAAGGGTTGCGCCTGCTGGAGCAAGGTGGCTGGGACGCGCTGATCCTCGACCTGATGCTGCCCGGCGTCGACGGTCTGGAAATCTGCCGCCGCGCCCGGGCGATGACACGCTACACGCCCATCATCATCACCAGCGCGCGTTCGAGCGAAGTCCACCGGATTCTCGGTCTCGAACTCGGCGCCGACGACTACCTGGCCAAGCCGTTCTCGGTCCTCGAACTGGTGGCGCGCGTCAAGGCCTTGCTGCGGCGCGTCGAAGCCATGGCGAAAGACTCGCGAATCGACGCGGGCAGTCTGCAGATTGCCGGCCTGACGATCGATCCACTGACGCGTGAGGCCGCCGTCGACGGCAAGCCCATCGAACTGACGCCGCGTGAATTCGACCTGCTCTATTTTTTCGCGCAGCATCCAGGCAAAGTGTTTTCGCGGATGGACCTGCTCAATGCCGTGTGGGGCTATCAGCACGAAGGCTACGAACACACGGTCAACACCCACATCAACCGGCTGCGCGCGAAGATCGAGACCGATCCCGCCCAACCCGAGCGCATCCTGACGGTCTGGGGGCGCGGCTACAAGCTGGCGGTGCCAGGCATTCCGGGCGATGGGCCGGCGTCCGGCACCGCCCATCAGGACGCGCCGTGA